TCGCGCCGGGCGGGCGGCGTCTCGGCCCACTCTTCTTGGGCCTTGGCGGCCGCCTCGTAGGCGGCGTCCACGTCACCTTCCGTCCCGCGGGGGACGTGTGCGACGGTCTCTCGTGTCGACGGATCCTCGACGGCGATGGTCTCGCCGCTCTCGCTTTCGACCCAGTCGCCGTCGATGTACAGTGCGTTCCAGTCGCTCTCTATCGAGATGGTGTCGACCATGTGTACCAGGTATTCGCGCCCTGTAGATATAGATGGTTACAAACCAGTGAAATTTTCACCGAATTGCTATTTTTGATGGCGTTGACACTGTCTCCGGCGGTCGGTCTGGGCCGTCCCGCTCGTCTCTAACGGGCGACGCGGTGGCGTCTCCGGCGACGTCCGGTCCGGGGTTCTGCGTTGGGGTCAGTAGTTGCCCGTCGTGACGATGGGCGGTGGCGTGTGCGGTCCGTACGGGGCGTCGTCGAGATACTCTCCCGCCGGTTCGAAGTGGTCTGCGAGTGCCGCGGCGGCCTCCTTGCGGAGGACCGTCACCGGGTCCTCACCCTGGAGATAGTCGAGTGCCTGCCCGGCGGCGTTGAGGTTGTACTCGGCCGCCTTCTCGCGGCGTGCGGCGTACATCTCGACCTCGTCGCGGGCGACGGCGTCGCTGCGGGCCCGATATCCCACGGCGATGGCCGAGGCGGCCTCGTCGGCGTCGGCGATCCCGGAGTTCATCCCGCGGGCACCGAACGGCGCGAGTAGGTGGGCCGCCTCTCCGGCGAGCAGGACGCGGCGGTGGTCGTCGACGAACGTGTCGGCCATCACCTGCAGGAACTTGTAGCTCGACACCCAGGTGACGTTGTCGGCGTACCGTTCGCCCATGACGGCGCGGGTGAACTCCCGCATCTGTTCTTCGCTGGCGAGCTCTTCGGGGTCGTCACCTTCGATGCACTGGATGTCCAGCCGCCAGCCGCCGGTGAAGGGAACAAGCAGTACGTTTCGTCCGCCAACCTCGGGGTCGGCGTAGTGAAAGAGCCGTTCGAGCGGCATCGGGTCCTCTTCGACCTCGTCGATGTCGGCGATGATGAAGGAGTTCTCCGACTGGTCGCCGTCGAACGACGCGCCGATCTCCTTGCGGACGGTCGAGCCACCCCCGTCGGCACCGACGAGATACGGCGTCTCCCAAGTCTGACCGTCGGCGGTCTCGACGGTGACGCCGTCCGGTCCCGACTCGACCGACTCGACGGCTGCGTCCCAGTGGATTTCGATGCCGGCCTCTTCGAGTGCCTCGTGCATATACGCCTCCGTCCGTACCTGCGGAATACTCGAGAAGTGCGGGATGTCGCCGTGGCCTCCGGGTGTGCTGTAGGTGCGGGAGAAGACCTCCTTGCCGTGGTAGCAGGTCCGGCGAGTTGGCCAGACCAGCCCCTCCTCGACGAGCTCCATCCCCAGTCCGGGATGGATGCGTTCGAGCGTCCGAAGCGTCGAACCGTGGACGTAGATGGCCCGACTCCCCGACCGGTCGCGGTCTTCTGACTCTGCTTCGACAATCGTCACCGGGACACCGCGGGCGTGTAGGGCGAGGGCAGTCGTCATCCCGACAGGACCCGCACCTGCCACTACCACTGGTGCGTCCGCGTCAACGTCTCTCATGGACGTTTGAACATATCGACACGACCCACATATGTATTGTGGTCACTGCGTCGCGACACACCGCGTCGCCGACAGGTTCGGAACGGACGAAACGCCCGAATGACCCGCGAAACGGTCCTCGTCGTCACTTTATCGACAGTCACCGGGACCGACCCGTCGCACGAACGCTTAATACGGCACTGACGACTAACGATGATGAACGATGGGATTCATCACGGAGTATACGATCCAATCGCCCGTCTTGGCCGATACACACGAGCGGGTCCCCGACATGGTGCTGAAGATGGAGGACCTCCAGATCATCGACGAGCACAGCGCGAAGTACATCTTCTGGGCGAGCGGTGGTGACTTCCACGACTTCGAGGACGCACTCGCGGCCGATCCCGCAGTCGATCAGTTCGCCATTCTCACCGAAATCCCGTCACGGCGGCTCTACCGCGTGAACTTCACCGTCGAGGCACGCCAGAAGATGACCTATCCGGAGGCCTCGGAGTTCGACATCGTCTTCCTCGGTGCCCACTCGACTCACGACGGCGTCCACTTCCGCGCACAGGTGCCGACGCGCCGCGCACTCCACGATTTCCGTGAGCGGTGTCTAGAGATGGATATCGACTTCCGCCTCGACAGCATCTACCAGGAGGACGACGAGGGTGCGAACAGTCAGTACGGTCTCACCGACTCCCAACGCGAGGCGCTCGTCCTCGCGTACGAACGGGGCTACTTCGGCACGACCCGCGACGCCTCGCTCGAAGAGATCGCGAACGAACTCTCCATCTCCCGGCAGGCGTTCGCGGGCCGCCTCCGACGCGGCCACGAACAGCTCATCGCGCACACACTTCTGTAACTCGATTACGTAATCTCGGACGTAACCCGAAATCTCCAACCTCTCGACTGGCGGGTATATCACTATTTAAAATGTTGCATAGTAAATAAACACTCTAAGGGTGTGCCTACTTGAATAATGATATACCGACAGAGTGGAGTTCGGTATCACGCCTCACGACAGGGGACTCACCATGAGCAACACACAGCAGACACACTACTACGACGACGGGGGACAGCCCACACCGCTTCCACGAGCAGTGATTCACAAGCGAATACTCGATGCTGCCGAGACTCGGCCCGGCGACTCCGTCGAGAACCTTGCCGCGTCGGTCAGTGGGGCCTCCGTGACGCTGGTCGAACGCGTCCTCGAAACCTACGGCGACCCCGGCGAGACGCCCGCAGAGGAGGAACCGTCGGCTGACGACTCGCCGACTGCTTCGTCGGATACTGCCGTCGACCCCGCCGACCCGACTGCGACGGCCGACCCGGCCGACCCGGCCGCCGAGGCGGAACGTCCGCCCTTCGCTGTCACCGACGGCACGGCCAACCGCAGCGAGGCCGAGATGGTCACCGCCACGGGAGGTCCGGACGCCGGTGCCACCACGGCCCACGCCGAGCGTTCCCCAGACTCGACCGAACGGGTGGAAGAGACGACGGCAGACCGCAACATCGACGCCCGAGACGACCCAGCCGCGGACGAGTGGTTCGACGGTCTGACCACCCAACAGCAGGAGACGCTGGCGGCCGTCGTCGAGCACCCCCACGCGACGCAGCGGGACCTCGCCGATATACTGGGAGTCAGCTGTGCAACGATCAACCGCCGCGTCAACTCCATCGAGAACTTCGACTGGGAGGACCGACGCGTGTTCATCACGACGATGCTCGACGCCGACGCCGATACCGCCGACACCGACAAGCCGACCGACCGGACGCCGGACGTCTTCGCGGCCGCGCAGTCGGAACCGACCGCTGACGCCGACACGGACGTCGACCGCCGACTCTCGGCACTCGAACGACGTGTCGACGAGGAGTGTGGCGGGAAATCGGTCTTCGACGACCCGGAACTCGCCCACAAGATTCTCCACGCCTGCATGAACTCCGACCGCATCTCCGAGGCCGAAGAACTCCGCATCGTCGAGGAGGCACTCTGCGGCCGGTCGTCCTCGACCGACCAGTAACACCACCCACGCACCGCTGCTCGGGTGAGTCTTCTTTCGCTATCTTTCGCGACGCTGTCGATTCTCGCGGCTGTTACAGTTCTCTCAGTCCTCACGCGCCCCCAGCGTCGGCTCCGTCGTCGCTGCTGACGCCACCGCGCTCACGCTCCCCGGCTCACAGACTCTTTCCCCGGCTCACAGACTCTTACTGAATCCGCACGTTCACCGAATCCGCACGTCGACGACCGCCGGCTTCCCGCCGTCAACGGCATCGACCGCCTCGGCCAGCGCGTCGGCCAGTTCCGCTTCCTCCTCGACGCGCTGTGTGTGCAGTCCTGCCGCCCGTGCCGGGACCGAGAGGTCCAGCGGCGTCCCGAACTCGCTCTCGGGGACTCCGTCGGCGACGGCGTCGCCGTCGGGATGCTGCGCGGCCGTCGCGCTCCGTACCGCGTTCCAACGGGCATTGTTGTAGACGACCGTCAGCGTCGGCGCGTCGTACTCCGCGGCCAGCCACGCGTGGGCGACGGGGTTCGAGAAGAGATACGAGCCGTCGCCGACGAGCGAGACGACCCGGCTGTCGGGGCGGGCGAGCTTGATGCCGACGCTCGCGCCGCCCGCCCAGCCGAGTCCCGCGCCGCCGCGGGCGACGTAGCTCCCCGGCTTCGTGCGCTCGACGTGGTCCAACACCGACGTGCGGCTCGTCACCGCGCCCTCGACGAGGACCGTCTCGCTGTCGATGGCGTCGCCGACGGCGGCCGACAGCTCGACCGGTGAGATACCATCGGCCTCCCGGGCCGCGGCCAGCTCGTCCGCTCGTTGGGCCGCCGCCCTTTCGTGAACGCGCTCCCAGTGTGTCCGGCCCTCCTCGCCGTCGGTCGGGTCGAGCAGCGCCGTCACCGCGTCGAGCGTCCGGCGGGCGTCGGCTCCCACCGTCAGGTCGACGTCGTACGACCAGTGTGGATAGGTCGCCTTCGTCGGGTCCGGGTCGATCTGGACGACCTCGGTCCCCTCGTTCGGTCTTCCGTTCGCCGGTACCCACGGCACGTCAACGTCGACGAGGAGCAGCAGGTCCGCGTCGTCGAACAGCTCCGTCGGCTCGTAGCCGACGTGTAGCGGATGGTTCCGCGGAAAGTTGAGCGCGGTCGGCCCGTGTTCGACCACGCCCGCGCCCGCGGCTTCCGCGAACGCGACGAGCGTCTCCACGCGCTCCTCGCTCGGCTCCGTCCCGAAATCCGTCGTGACGACGACCGGCCGCTCGGCAGCGGCGACCCGCTCGGCCAGCGTCTCGACGGTCGCGCGGTCCGCACCTGACGGTGTCGTCCGTCGCGGCCCTCGCGACAGGGAGGCAGAGGGCGTGACGGGCAGCTCCAGTGCCTCTCTGGACGCCGTGAGATACACCGGTCCCGGATGAGCGGCGTTCGCCCGTTCGAGTCCCCGGCGGACGTACGTCGCGGGGTCCGCTGGCGACTGGTACTCGCTCGTCCAGCGGCAGTACTCGCGGACGATACCCGGCTGGTCGAAGACGTCCTGTGCGTAGTGGACCGCGTGGTCGCGTGACCCGGGATAGCCGGTCTCGGTGATTGGAGCGAGCCCCGAGATGACGAAGACCGGCACGGCCGCCCGGTGGGCGTTGTGCATCGCCGCGCCGAGGTTCTGCGTCCCCACGTCGACGTGGACGAGGACGGCCTGTGGGTCGCCCGTCGCCGCCGCGTAGCCGTGGGCGGCACTCATCGCGACGAACTCGTGGGGACAGCTTAGGACCGTGGGATAGCTGTCGCCCGCGTCTGCTGCACGCAGCCGGGCGGCAGCCTCTAAGAGTGGGGTGTGGTCGGTGCCGAGGTTGGCGAAGACGTACTCGACGCCGTACGCCCGCAGCGACTGGAGCAGCCGGTCGGCGGCGACGACCGTCTCCTCGGGGTCGGTAGGGTCACGTCGCTGCTCACTCCCCGTGTCCTCATGCTCGTCCACTCCCTCGTCTCCGGCGTCGTTCATGGCCGCTCCTCACTCTCGGCGGTCAAATACGTTCGGACGGGGCCGGAAAACGGCGGTACGGGCCGTTCGAGGCGGAACGAGTGAAACACCGTTCGCGTTGCCCACCGTACGCGAGCGCGCGAAACAGAAGAAAGTGGAACAGCCTCAGACCGTCTTGTAGTCGGGGAACATACGGGTGTGCGGCAACTCGAGGTCGAGCAGGCGCGCGGCGTTGCCGCCGAGGATGAGGTTGAGGTCGTCCTGCGGCAGGTCCGTCTCCATCGCATACTTCAGTAGCTGCCGCTGGGTGGCTCCCCAGTAGTCGACCTGGTGGGCGGGCAGTCCGCGGCTGTTGATCTGCTCCCAGTAGGTCGGCGGATACTCGTGGTGCTGGCTGTGCTGGATCATCGACGCACCCCAGTCGCTGCCCCAGAGCAACTGCTCGACGGAGATGTTCGGGTCGTTCATCGGCTTCTTCATCAGCTCCTTCCAGTAGAGGCCGATCTCGAGGTAGACGTCGTCGAAGGTGCTCGCGACCTGCGTCACCTTGTCGACGTACTTCTCGCGCCAGCCGGCCTGCATCCCGCCGTGGTCGAAGACGATGGGCACCTCCGGATATTCGGCCTTCAGCTGCGCGGCGAGCGTCGGGTCCTGCCAGTCGGGGTAGAGGTGAAACAGGTGGTTCCCGCCGTAGCCGGAGGTGTAGCCGGTGTGCCACCGCACCGGCACCCCGTGTTTCGCGGCCACGTCGAACACCTTCGAGATGTTCTTCTTCCGCTCACGCCACTCGACTGGCTCCGTCCGGGTCGGGTCGCCGCGGATGCCCTCGCCGGTCATGACGAAGCCGTCCTGGGAGAGCCAGTGGTCGAGTTCCTCGGCGGCGGCGTCCCCATCCTCGACGCCATCGAGGAGCACCGTACCGCGATGGGCGAGATCGCGTGGAACGCCATCGACCACATCGAACCGTTTCTCGACTTCGCCCGCGAGCAGGAGATTCCCGTCACCTACACACGCGTGGTTCCGTCGAGCTACGACGACCCCGAGCATCCGGACCTAGCCATCGTCGATCCCATCGCCCCCGAGGAGGGTGAGACGGTCGTCGACAAGTCCTACGCGTCGGCGTTCTACGGGACGGACCTCCTGTCACGACTCGTCCGCGGGGGCCACGACTCGGTCATCATCGTCGGCAACTCGACGAGCGGCTGTGTCCGGGCGACGGCCGTCGACGCCAAACAGAACGGACTGAGCGTCGTGCTCCCGCAGGAGTGCATCTTCGACCGCATTGAGGCCTCCCACAAGATCGGCCTTCTCGACCTGTGGATGAAGTACGCGGAAGTCCTGGAGACCGAAGAAGTCGAGGAGTGGGTCGAGACGTTATGAGCGACCACGATCTGGTCATCTCGAACGGGACGGTCGTCACACCCGAACACGGGACCTTCCGCGCCGACGTCGCCGCCGACGGTGAGACCATCTCGGCCATCGCTTCGCCCGGGACGCTCTCGGGGGAGACCGAAGTCGACGCGACGGGCAAGTACGTCCTGCCGGGCGCAATCGACCCCCACACCCACCACGGCATCTACCGTGGGCTCGAAGCCGACGCCGAATCCGAGTCGAAGTCCGACCTCGTCGGCGGCGTCACGACGATTGGCAACTACTTCCGTCGCGCCGGCGCGTACGCGGACATCATGCCGGGCTACTTCGACGAGGCGGAACCGAACTACTACCACGACTACTTCTTCTCGCTCGGGCTACTGTCGATGGAGCACGTCGAGGAGATTCCCACGATAATCGAAGAGTTCGGCATCACGACGTTCAAGTGGTACATGAACTACAAGAACGCCGCCCGCGAGAAGTTCGGCGTCGACTGCGATATGCACGACGACTTCGGCGACGCGTTCATCCAGACACTCGCCGACCAGGACGTGCCGACGACGCTCGGCTACCACTCCGAGAACGTCGAAATCACGAACGCGCTCGCCGGTGGCAACGTCTACGTCACCTCCGAGTCCGACGACACCGAGGTCGACGAGGACGAGGGCTACGAGGTGATGGTCGAGGAGTTCCCCGGCTACGCCGAGACACAGAGCATGGTCGCGGGCGCGTCGCTCGCGAAGGTCCACGGCTACGACGACCGCTTCTATGCGGTCCACATCTCCGCGGGCCAGACGGCCGACGAACTCGCCACACTCCACGACGCGGGTTATCGCACGTGGGGCGAAACCTGTATCCACTATCTGACGCTCACCACCGAGGAGTGCGACGAGCGGATGAAGGTCAACCCGCCCGTCCGCTCGAAGGCCGACCAGGAGACGCTCTGGAACCGCCTCGCCGACGGCACCATCTCGACGGTCGGCACCGACCACTGTGCGAACCTCGCCGAGAACAAGTTCGGCGAGGGCTTCCGCGACAGTCTGCTCGGCTTCCCGTCGACACCGGTCATGTTGCCGCTCATCCTCTCGGAGGGGGTCAACGAGGGACGGCTCTCCTTGGAGCGCGCCGTCGAGGTGACGAGCACGAACGCCGCGAAGGCGTTCAACCTCTATCCGAAGAAGGGGACCGTCAGAGTCGGCAGCGACGCCGACCTCGCGGTCGTCGACCTCGACGAGACGAAGACGGTGACACCGGAACTGTTACACAGCGTCTCCGGCTACTCCCCCTACGAGGGACGTGAGGTCACCGGCTGGCCGACCCAGACCGTCGTCAAGGGCCACCTCGCCTACGATGACGGTGACGTCGTCGGGACGAAAGGTCACGGGACCCACATCGACCGACCGGTCTGACCGACAGACCGTACTCCCAACCCCACATCCACCATCGGACAACAGACGATACGACGACACACCGACACACCGACACACCGACACACCGACACGATTCAGCCCATCACCGAACACAACACATGACAGACGATACAGACGGACCACTCGCAGGCCTCGTCGTTCTCGAAGCCGGGTCGATGATCTCCGGCCCGACGGTCGGCAGATTCCTCGCCGACTTCGGGGCGACGGTCATCAAGATCGAACATCCCGACTTCGGCGACCACATCCGCAACTTCGGCCCGAAGAAGGACGGCGTCGGCCTCTGGCACAAGTACCTCTCGCGCAACAAGCAGTCGATCACCCTCAACATCTCCACCGACACCGGTGGAGCGGTGTTCGAGGACCTCGTGAGCGACGCGGACCTGCTCATCGAGAACTTCCGCCCCGGCACGCTCGAACGGTGGGGCCTCGGCTGGGAGCATCTCTCCGAAGTCAACCCGGACCTCGTGATGCTCCGGATGTCCGGCTTCGGCCAGGACGGCCCATACTCCGAGCGCCCCGGCTTCGGGACGCTCGCGGAGGCGATGTCCGGCTTCGCCTACCTCAACGGCTTCCCGGACTCACCGCCGTTGCTGCCGCCGACTGGCCTCGCCGACAACATCGCGGCGTTGTTCTCGACGTTCGCGGTGATGTTCGCGCTCTACCACCGCGACGTCAACGATGGCGGAGGACAGTATATCGATACGAGCCTCATCGAACCCATCTTCGGCCTCCTCGGCCCCCAACCGCTCCGCTACGAGCAACTGGGCGAGATCGAAGAGCGCTCGGGTAACCGCTCGACTTCGTCGGCCCCGCGGAACGTCTACCGGACCGGCGACGACCGCTGGGTCGCCATCTCGGCGAGCGCCCAGCCGCTGGCGATGCGCACCTTCGACGCCATCGAGCGGCCGGACCTCAAGGACGACCCACGGTTCGAGACGAACGCGAAGCGGCTGGAGAACGTCGACGAACTCGACGCCATCATCCAAGACTGGATGGACGACCACACGCGCGAGGAGGTTCTCGAAGCCTTCGAAGAAGCCGACGCGACGCTCGCGCCGGTCTACAACGTCGAGGACATCCTCAACGACGAGCACTACGCCGCTCGCGAGGCGTTCCTCTCCGTCGAGGACGAAGATCTCGGGGAAGCGACGGTGCAGAACGTCTTCCCGAAGTTCTCGGAGACGCCGGGCGAGGTCAGACATCTCGGCCCGTCGCTTGGGGCACACAACGACGATGTCTACCGCGAACGGCTCGGCTACGACGACGAGATGCTTGCAGAGCTGAAGGAGGAGGGCGCGATATGAGCCTGCTCGACGACCTGCCCGAGCGGGTCCACGTAGTCGAGATGCTGCCTCGCGACGGCTTCCAGCGGCTCGACGAGTTCGTCCCCACCGACGAGAAGGTCGAGATCATCGACCAGCTCTCGGCGACGGGCGTCGACGAGATCGAGATCTCCTCCTTCACCCACCCGAAGGCGGTCCCGACGCTCCGAGACGCCGACGAAGTCGCCAAAAAAATCGAGCGGCACGACGACGTGACCTACCGGGCGCTCGTCCCGAACCTCGTCGGCATGGAGCGCGCCGTCGAAGCGGAGGTCGACAAGGTGAACGCGCTCGTCACCGTGAGCCAGAGTTACACCGAGAAGAACCAGAACCGCACGCGCGAGGAGGTGCTCGCGGAGATGGACGACATCGTCGAGTTGGCACACGACCACGGCATCGAGGTCGAGGCCGGGATGGGGACGAGTTTCTACTGTCCCTACGAGGGCCGTATCGACCCCGCAGAGACGCTCGCCGTCGTCGACAGCGTCGTCGAGTCGGGCGTCGACGAGGTGACGCTCGCGACGACGATGGGACTCGCCAACCCCGTCGAGATCACCGAGCGGTTCACCGCCGCCTTCGAGGCCCATCCGGACCTCGACATGGGACTCCATCTCCACGACACGAACGGAA
This sequence is a window from Halogranum gelatinilyticum. Protein-coding genes within it:
- a CDS encoding FAD-dependent monooxygenase produces the protein MRDVDADAPVVVAGAGPVGMTTALALHARGVPVTIVEAESEDRDRSGSRAIYVHGSTLRTLERIHPGLGMELVEEGLVWPTRRTCYHGKEVFSRTYSTPGGHGDIPHFSSIPQVRTEAYMHEALEEAGIEIHWDAAVESVESGPDGVTVETADGQTWETPYLVGADGGGSTVRKEIGASFDGDQSENSFIIADIDEVEEDPMPLERLFHYADPEVGGRNVLLVPFTGGWRLDIQCIEGDDPEELASEEQMREFTRAVMGERYADNVTWVSSYKFLQVMADTFVDDHRRVLLAGEAAHLLAPFGARGMNSGIADADEAASAIAVGYRARSDAVARDEVEMYAARREKAAEYNLNAAGQALDYLQGEDPVTVLRKEAAAALADHFEPAGEYLDDAPYGPHTPPPIVTTGNY
- a CDS encoding helix-turn-helix domain-containing protein, giving the protein MGFITEYTIQSPVLADTHERVPDMVLKMEDLQIIDEHSAKYIFWASGGDFHDFEDALAADPAVDQFAILTEIPSRRLYRVNFTVEARQKMTYPEASEFDIVFLGAHSTHDGVHFRAQVPTRRALHDFRERCLEMDIDFRLDSIYQEDDEGANSQYGLTDSQREALVLAYERGYFGTTRDASLEEIANELSISRQAFAGRLRRGHEQLIAHTLL
- a CDS encoding MarR family transcriptional regulator; protein product: MSNTQQTHYYDDGGQPTPLPRAVIHKRILDAAETRPGDSVENLAASVSGASVTLVERVLETYGDPGETPAEEEPSADDSPTASSDTAVDPADPTATADPADPAAEAERPPFAVTDGTANRSEAEMVTATGGPDAGATTAHAERSPDSTERVEETTADRNIDARDDPAADEWFDGLTTQQQETLAAVVEHPHATQRDLADILGVSCATINRRVNSIENFDWEDRRVFITTMLDADADTADTDKPTDRTPDVFAAAQSEPTADADTDVDRRLSALERRVDEECGGKSVFDDPELAHKILHACMNSDRISEAEELRIVEEALCGRSSSTDQ
- a CDS encoding thiamine pyrophosphate-requiring protein, which codes for MNDAGDEGVDEHEDTGSEQRRDPTDPEETVVAADRLLQSLRAYGVEYVFANLGTDHTPLLEAAARLRAADAGDSYPTVLSCPHEFVAMSAAHGYAAATGDPQAVLVHVDVGTQNLGAAMHNAHRAAVPVFVISGLAPITETGYPGSRDHAVHYAQDVFDQPGIVREYCRWTSEYQSPADPATYVRRGLERANAAHPGPVYLTASREALELPVTPSASLSRGPRRTTPSGADRATVETLAERVAAAERPVVVTTDFGTEPSEERVETLVAFAEAAGAGVVEHGPTALNFPRNHPLHVGYEPTELFDDADLLLLVDVDVPWVPANGRPNEGTEVVQIDPDPTKATYPHWSYDVDLTVGADARRTLDAVTALLDPTDGEEGRTHWERVHERAAAQRADELAAAREADGISPVELSAAVGDAIDSETVLVEGAVTSRTSVLDHVERTKPGSYVARGGAGLGWAGGASVGIKLARPDSRVVSLVGDGSYLFSNPVAHAWLAAEYDAPTLTVVYNNARWNAVRSATAAQHPDGDAVADGVPESEFGTPLDLSVPARAAGLHTQRVEEEAELADALAEAVDAVDGGKPAVVDVRIR
- a CDS encoding amidohydrolase family protein, encoding MVDGVPRDLAHRGTVLLDGVEDGDAAAEELDHWLSQDGFVMTGEGIRGDPTRTEPVEWRERKKNISKVFDVAAKHGVPVRWHTGYTSGYGGNHLFHLYPDWQDPTLAAQLKAEYPEVPIVFDHGGMQAGWREKYVDKVTQVASTFDDVYLEIGLYWKELMKKPMNDPNISVEQLLWGSDWGASMIQHSQHHEYPPTYWEQINSRGLPAHQVDYWGATQRQLLKYAMETDLPQDDLNLILGGNAARLLDLELPHTRMFPDYKTV
- a CDS encoding dihydroorotase, coding for MSDHDLVISNGTVVTPEHGTFRADVAADGETISAIASPGTLSGETEVDATGKYVLPGAIDPHTHHGIYRGLEADAESESKSDLVGGVTTIGNYFRRAGAYADIMPGYFDEAEPNYYHDYFFSLGLLSMEHVEEIPTIIEEFGITTFKWYMNYKNAAREKFGVDCDMHDDFGDAFIQTLADQDVPTTLGYHSENVEITNALAGGNVYVTSESDDTEVDEDEGYEVMVEEFPGYAETQSMVAGASLAKVHGYDDRFYAVHISAGQTADELATLHDAGYRTWGETCIHYLTLTTEECDERMKVNPPVRSKADQETLWNRLADGTISTVGTDHCANLAENKFGEGFRDSLLGFPSTPVMLPLILSEGVNEGRLSLERAVEVTSTNAAKAFNLYPKKGTVRVGSDADLAVVDLDETKTVTPELLHSVSGYSPYEGREVTGWPTQTVVKGHLAYDDGDVVGTKGHGTHIDRPV
- a CDS encoding CaiB/BaiF CoA transferase family protein, translated to MTDDTDGPLAGLVVLEAGSMISGPTVGRFLADFGATVIKIEHPDFGDHIRNFGPKKDGVGLWHKYLSRNKQSITLNISTDTGGAVFEDLVSDADLLIENFRPGTLERWGLGWEHLSEVNPDLVMLRMSGFGQDGPYSERPGFGTLAEAMSGFAYLNGFPDSPPLLPPTGLADNIAALFSTFAVMFALYHRDVNDGGGQYIDTSLIEPIFGLLGPQPLRYEQLGEIEERSGNRSTSSAPRNVYRTGDDRWVAISASAQPLAMRTFDAIERPDLKDDPRFETNAKRLENVDELDAIIQDWMDDHTREEVLEAFEEADATLAPVYNVEDILNDEHYAAREAFLSVEDEDLGEATVQNVFPKFSETPGEVRHLGPSLGAHNDDVYRERLGYDDEMLAELKEEGAI
- a CDS encoding hydroxymethylglutaryl-CoA lyase, whose translation is MSLLDDLPERVHVVEMLPRDGFQRLDEFVPTDEKVEIIDQLSATGVDEIEISSFTHPKAVPTLRDADEVAKKIERHDDVTYRALVPNLVGMERAVEAEVDKVNALVTVSQSYTEKNQNRTREEVLAEMDDIVELAHDHGIEVEAGMGTSFYCPYEGRIDPAETLAVVDSVVESGVDEVTLATTMGLANPVEITERFTAAFEAHPDLDMGLHLHDTNGMSLANTLAAMAVGVDRFDASVCGLGGGVVLPGGMSGVGNTPTEDLVQMLTRMGVENGVDFEKIEAAAHDVSEQLGLGVTSHVLAGGTVEGVLETVAADNEDAADAADADDADDEQ